The Toxorhynchites rutilus septentrionalis strain SRP chromosome 3, ASM2978413v1, whole genome shotgun sequence genome includes a region encoding these proteins:
- the LOC129776010 gene encoding T-complex protein 1 subunit epsilon, translating into MMSLPGSIAFDEYGRPFIILRDQENQSRLTGNDAIKSHIMAAKQIATTIRTSLGPKGLDKMMVSGDGEVTVTNDGATILKLMDVDHEIGKLMVQLSQSQDDEIGDGTTGVVVLAGALLEQAETLLDRGIHPIRIADGFELAAQCAIKHLDTIAEPFPISRDNKEPLIRVAMTTLGSKIVNKCHRQMAEIAVDAVMTVADLEKKDVNFELIKLECKVGGRMEDTCLVKGVVVDKTMSHTQMPKTLRDVKLAILTCPFEPPKPKTKHKLDVTSAEDYRKLREYEQEKFLEIVKQVKDAGATLAICQWGFDDEANHLLLQQELPAVRWVGGPEIELIAIATGGRIVPRFEELTSDKLGYAGLVRELSFGTTKDKMLVIEECKNTRAVTILIRGGNQMITAEAKRSIHDALCVVRSLIQDSRIVYGGGAAEISCSLAVAREADQLSTLEQYAFRSFSVALESVPLALAENSGLLPIETLSELKSRQVAENASTLGVDCMLSGNSDMKDHHVIESLHSKKQQIILATQLVKMILKIDDVRSPADK; encoded by the exons ATGATGTCCTTACCGGGAAGTATTGCCTTCGACGAGTATGGCAGACCGTTCATTATTCTGCGTGACCAGGAGAACCAAAGCCGACTCACCGGGAACGATGCTATCAAG AGTCACATTATGGCCGCAAAGCAAATTGCTACGACCATTCGAACATCGCTCGGGCCCAAGGGATTGGACAAGATGATGGTCAGTGGCGATGGTGAGGTAACGGTGACCAATGATGGAGCCACGATTCTGAAGCTGATGGATGTTGATCACGAGATTGGCAAACTGATGGTCCAGCTGAGCCAATCGCAGGACGATGAAATCGGAGATGGAACGACGGGAGTTGTGGTGCTGGCCGGTGCTTTGCTGGAACAGGCCGAAACTCTGCTGGATCGTGGAATCCATCCGATTCGTATTGCCGATGGGTTCGAGCTTGCGGCACAATGTGCTATCAAACACCTGGATACGATTGCCGAACCATTCCCCATTTCTCGGGACAATAAGGAACCCCTGATTCGGGTGGCGATGACTACCCTGGGTAGCAAAATCGTGAACAAGTGCCACCGGCAGATGGCGGAAATTGCCGTGGATGCTGTTATGACTGTGGCCGATTTGGAGAAGAAGGATGTCAACTTCGAGTTGATTAAGCTGGAATGCAAG gtTGGTGGTCGCATGGAAGACActtgcctggtgaagggtgtgGTTGTGGACAAAACCATGTCGCACACGCAGATGCCAAAAACACTGCGTGACGTGAAGCTGGCTATTCTCACCTGCCCATTCGAGCCACCGAAGCCAAAGACCAAGCATAAGCTGGATGTCACTTCGGCTGAGGATTATCGCAAGCTGCGTGAATACGAACAGGAAAAGTTTTTGGAAATTGTGAAGCAAGTCAAGGATGCAGGCGCAACCCTGGCCATCTGCCAATGGGGCTTCGATGACGAGGCTAACCATCTATTGCTGCAGCAGGAACTGCCAGCGGTACGTTGGGTCGGAGGACCGGAAATCGAgctgattgcgattgcaactggCGGAAGAATTGTTCcacgatttgaagagcttaccTCAGATAAGCTCGGTTACGCTGGTTTGGTGCGAGAATTGA GCTTTGGAACCACAAAGGACAAAATGTTGGTGATTGAGGAATGCAAAAACACCCGCGCCGTCACCATTCTGATCCGCGGTGGCAACCAGATGATCACGGCGGAAGCCAAGCGTTCGATACACGATGCGCTGTGCGTGGTACGCTCACTCATCCAGGATTCCCGCATTGTGTACGGTGGAGGTGCCGCTGAAATCAGCTGCTCCCTGGCTGTGGCACGCGAAGCCGACCAGCTTTCAACTCTGGAACAGTACGCCTTCCGCTCGTTCAGTGTTGCTTTGGAATCGGTCCCGTTGGCCTTGGCTGAGAACAGCGGCCTCCTGCCGATTGAAACGCTGTCCGAGCTGAAGTCCCGCCAGGTTGCTGAGAACGCTTCCACACTGGGTGTGGATTGCATGCTCAGTGGAAACTCGGACATGAAGGATCATCACGTGATCGAATCACTGCACTCGAAGAAACAGCAAATTATTCTGGCCACTCAGCTGGTGAAAATGATCCTCAAGATCGACGATGTTAGATCTCCGGCCGATAAGTAA